The window CTTGAGTTCATGTTGCCTGCGAAACATGGGAATGATCTTGCTAAGATGCCTCGGGTCAACTACAAACGCGATATCTAGACAGTTTTCAACCCCATGTCTGTTCGGGGAGTGTAGATGCAGTTCTTGAGTTGCGCCTATCGCTCTCACACAGGCTGTTTTGCTAACCGCAGAAAATCCGGATAACCAAAACTTGCCAACTCGCCTGGTCAGCACCGTACGGAGACTATGACCTTACGATTGGCTTCTTTCCTGATTTTGTTCTGGAACTCACTGGCAGTTAGTACTGCCCTGGTTATTTATCATGTTTATGATGGTAAAGATCATTTTGGAGAAAGCGGATTCATTACGCTGCTTTCCACGTTTCAACTCCTGGCGATTGCCTGGCTATCTGACAAAATTTTCCAGGCTCGCACTGCTCAAAGAAAAGGATCCCTTTGGCGAAACAAATCTATCGTCTGGCAGATAATTTCTTTGGGGTTCGTCTTTTTAGCGGCTGATGAATTTCTCAGCATTCATGAAGTGACGGATCTGTTCATCCACGACATTTTCAACTTGCAAGAGACGGGATTGACTGATCGCATCGATGACTTGATAGTGGCCTTGTATGGCGTTGTCGGTATTGGTGTGCTGGTTGCTTACCGCGATGAGCTCAAACCCTACAAAAAAGTCTTTCCGTTATTTACATACGGATTTCTCTTGCTATTCATCATGGTTGGATTAGACACCCTCACCAATGAAAAAGACCTGCTCAAAGCGCTCTTAAACTCTAACCAGATAGATACGATTTATACTTGGCTCATTCACTTAGAAGACTCGCTGAAGATTTTTGCAGAAGCCTACTTTATGATGGCGTTTTATGCAATTTTGAAACAGACAAAGCATATACAGGCAAAGTCGGGACGCCAGCAATTGGCATCCCAACTTTAAGCCAGGAAAAAGGTGTCACCGTTAACCAGCGATCGCCTTAAGCCTCATCAAGTGCTGCGATACCCGGTAATTCCTTACCTTCCAGCAGTTCTAGACTGGCACCACCACCGGTAGAGATGTGACTCATCTTGTCAGCTACGCCGACCTTTTCAACCGCAGCGACAGAGTCTCCTCCACCGATGATAGTCGTTACCCCTTGAGCGGTAAGGTCTGAAAGGGTATGGGCGATCGCTTCCGTACCCACAGCAAACTTGTCAAACTCGAAAACACCCATGGGGCCGTTCCAGATGGCAGATTTACACTGCTTCAATGCCTCTTGAAAAACTTTCACAGCGTCAGGCCCAATATCGAGCCCCATCCAGCCGTCAGGAATCGCTTCAACACTGACAGTTTGCGCATTCGCATCAGCGGCAAAATTATCAGCCACCACAACATCAGTCGGTAGCAGTAAATCCACTCCCTTTTCTTTGGCTTTAGCTTCCAGAGACTTGGCTAGTTCCAGCTTGTCTTCTTCCACCAAAGACTTCCCGACACTCAGTCCCCGTGCTTTATAAAAAGTGAAAATCATACCGCCCCCAATCAGGAGCTTATCGACTTTGTCTAGCAGCGTTTCAATCACGCCGATTTTGCTAGAAACTTTGGAGCCGCCAATAATGGCTGCGAGGGGGCGCTGAGGATTTTCGATCGCGGCTTGTAAATACTGCAGTTCCTTCTCGATTAAATATCCCCCTACAGCAGGACTCAGATATTCGGTCACGCCAGCCGTCGAGGCATGGGCACGGTGAGCGGTACCAAAAGCATCATTGACGTACAAATCAGCATTGGCAGCAAGCTGCTTAGCAAACTCAGGGTCGTTAGCTTCTTCCCCTGCATAGAAACGAACATTCTCCAGCAGCGCCACCTGGCCATTTTGCAGACCATTAACCGCCGCGGTGACCGCTGCCCCCACACAGTCATCACATTTGACAACGGTTTGCCCCAACAATTCAGATAACCGCGTTGCAACTGGGGTTAAGCGCATGCTGTCAACCACTTTTCCCTTAGGACGACCAAAGTGGCTACTGAGCAAAACTTTTGCGCCTTTGCCAGTCAAGTCCTGAATGGTCGGAAGCGCAGCCCGAATCCGTGTATCGTCCGTGATGTTGCCCTGATCATCTAGAGGAACATTAAAATCTGCGCGGACTAACACTCGCTTGCCAGAAACATCGGCTGCAGTTAGAGATGCCACTGTCTTTTTCGCCACAGGTTTGAACCTCCCAAGTTGCGTTTATTACGTTTATGCACGGCTTCCGCAAACGGAACACCAACCTTGATTAACCTAAGATCGAGAGCATATAGGGCTGATAAAGCATTAAAGTCCCGTTTCTGTTGCCAGCGCTACCGCCGTACCCGAAAATCATTCTACCGGAGTCTGTGTGCTCGTCTGAGGAGCTATGTTCAAGACGATTCTGTTTCCTATCGATATGAGCCCAGAGGCTCAACAGGCCGCTAATTTAACCATAGAGCTGGTCAAGCAACACCATAGTCAGCTAGTGCTATTGTCAGTCGTCGAAAGCCAGCAAGCCGCTGACCGTCCAGAACAGTCCTCTACGGAAGCCGTTGCGAAGTTACTGGCTCAAGCCAAATCACTCTTTGCCCAGCAGGGCATTGAAAGTAAAACAGTTGAGCAAGAAGGGCAACCAGCTTTTGTGATTTGCGATGTTGCCGACGAAATGAAAGCAGATTTGATCGTCATGGGCTGCCGTGGCATCGGCCTGATTGAGGAGAATGTGTCAGAAAGTGTTACAAATCGTGTGATTAATCTTGCGCCTTGCCCAGTACTGGTCGTCCCGTAATTTCTGTTTCGAGGCACCGTTCATCACGTCTTTGTCCTGACTACACTCCCTAGTAATGACGCCTGCTATTCAGTGGTATCCCGGTCACATTGCCAAAGCAGAGAAAGCGCTGCTGGAGCAGCTCAAACGGGTAGATGTGGTACTGGAAGTTCGAGATGCTCGCATTCCAACAGCAACAAGACACCCTAACATCGGCGCTTGGGTAGGGTCTAAGCAGCGAATTTTGGTGCTTAATCGAGTGGATATGATTTCGCCCCATGCGCGCTCAGTGTGGGAAGCCTGCTTGAAAGCCCAAGGGGAAACGCCCTATTTCGCCAATGCTCAACAAGGAAAAGGGGTAGCGGGGATCGCTAAAGCAACCCAGGTCACTGGGACGGCAATGAACCAGCGACGTTGCGATCGCGGCATGCGCCCTCGAGCCGTACGCGCTGTCGTCATTGGCTTTCCCAACGTGGGCAAATCAGCCCTCATTAATCGTCTGCTAAAGCGCAAGGTGGTAGCCAGCGCCCGTAAACCAGGCGTCACCCGACAACTTCGCTGGATCCGCATTGCCGATGATCTGGAACTTCTAGACGCTCCTGGCGTACTGCCTGCTCAACTCACAGATCAAAACGCTGCTCTGAGGCTTGCCATTTGTGACGATATTGGCCAGGCTGCCTATGATAACCAACGGGTTGCTTCAAGCCTAATCGAAATCTTTCAATCCTTGGATACCATGGATCCTACCCTCTCTTATCTAGCAGCATTAACGAATCGCTACGGCGTCATGGTCGAGGATCACACAGGCGACGCTTACTTACAACAGGTTGCAGAAGCCCGATACCAAGGAGATCTCGAACGGACAGCCCGAACATTGCTGCGAGACTATCGGGTAGGCCACTTAGGCAGCTTACCTTTAGAGTGGCCCTCTTACGAAACGAACTAGCAGAATACAATCAGGTATCGCTTTTCCACAGAAGCCTGGGTACCCTCAACTAAGGTGCGATTACTTTCTTCCAGGAGTTTGCGGAGTTCATCACATCAACTCAAGAAACATTAGCCTGTCTGCAAGGCTGATACATCCCAAGATAGGGCACTTTCAATATTTCTCGTGTTGCTGAAGTCTTGCTCATTCCTTCTTCTCAAGAGGCTTTATGGCCAAACCCACGTTGGAAGTCATGACAGCTTTTCCCCAAGCTAGTGCCAATATGTCGGCAAATGCCTCCCCCCGAGTCTCAATTCTTGTCAGTGATTTGTCGAGTAGTGGAGCAGGACGCTGGGCCGGGGCAGTGCGTCCTTTTCTGTTAGCTCAAGCTCTTCAGAAGGCAGGATACACTCCAGAGATTATTGGGCTTAGCCACGAATCTGGCACCACTATCTCTGCCGCTGAAATTCCTATCCAGGTTATTCAACTAGAGCAAGGCGCTAAACTTTGGCAATCAGCTTGGCAACTCTTAAATACCCTGACAGGCGATCTCATTTATGCCTATAAGCTCAAACCTGGCAGTTTTGGGTTGGCCCTCCTCCACCGTCTACGTCACCATAAGCCTGTTTTCCTAGATATTGATGATTGGGAACTCAGCTGGCATGGTGGCGATAATTGGCGCTATCACCCCACACCTAGAAAACTTCTCCGAGACCTCCTTAAGCCAGGGGGAGCGCTGCGCGACCCAGAACATCCCCTTTACTTGAAATGGATGCAATCTCTGGTTGCTTGGGCTGATCACATCACCACCCACAATCTGTTCTTACAGCAGCGATTTGGTGGAACATATCTGCCCAATGGCAAGGATACCCATCTCTTTAACCCTAGCCATTACAAGGCAGACGCTGCTCGCGAAGCATTAGGTCTATCTCAATACAGGGTATTGATGTTCCCAGGGGCACCTAGACCATATAAAGGGGTTGAAGATGTCCTAGCAGCGTTAGATATCCTGAACGAACCTGATTTAAGGCTCGTGATTGTGGGCGGCAGCCCCTATGATGACTACGATGCCTACTTGCATAAGCACTGGGGGCGTTGGCTCATTCAACTGCCAAAAACTAG is drawn from Leptolyngbya sp. SIO1E4 and contains these coding sequences:
- a CDS encoding phosphoglycerate kinase, which translates into the protein MAKKTVASLTAADVSGKRVLVRADFNVPLDDQGNITDDTRIRAALPTIQDLTGKGAKVLLSSHFGRPKGKVVDSMRLTPVATRLSELLGQTVVKCDDCVGAAVTAAVNGLQNGQVALLENVRFYAGEEANDPEFAKQLAANADLYVNDAFGTAHRAHASTAGVTEYLSPAVGGYLIEKELQYLQAAIENPQRPLAAIIGGSKVSSKIGVIETLLDKVDKLLIGGGMIFTFYKARGLSVGKSLVEEDKLELAKSLEAKAKEKGVDLLLPTDVVVADNFAADANAQTVSVEAIPDGWMGLDIGPDAVKVFQEALKQCKSAIWNGPMGVFEFDKFAVGTEAIAHTLSDLTAQGVTTIIGGGDSVAAVEKVGVADKMSHISTGGGASLELLEGKELPGIAALDEA
- a CDS encoding glycosyltransferase family 4 protein encodes the protein MTAFPQASANMSANASPRVSILVSDLSSSGAGRWAGAVRPFLLAQALQKAGYTPEIIGLSHESGTTISAAEIPIQVIQLEQGAKLWQSAWQLLNTLTGDLIYAYKLKPGSFGLALLHRLRHHKPVFLDIDDWELSWHGGDNWRYHPTPRKLLRDLLKPGGALRDPEHPLYLKWMQSLVAWADHITTHNLFLQQRFGGTYLPNGKDTHLFNPSHYKADAAREALGLSQYRVLMFPGAPRPYKGVEDVLAALDILNEPDLRLVIVGGSPYDDYDAYLHKHWGRWLIQLPKTSYTDMPSRIAAAHILVVPQRDDPATKAQFPLKITDGMAMAKPILATRVGDIPEILGDTGYLVDSDSPEALSTAIRRIFENYDEALEQGRRARLRCEENYSIECMSKILDNILKSRCFKQ
- the ylqF gene encoding ribosome biogenesis GTPase YlqF, whose translation is MTPAIQWYPGHIAKAEKALLEQLKRVDVVLEVRDARIPTATRHPNIGAWVGSKQRILVLNRVDMISPHARSVWEACLKAQGETPYFANAQQGKGVAGIAKATQVTGTAMNQRRCDRGMRPRAVRAVVIGFPNVGKSALINRLLKRKVVASARKPGVTRQLRWIRIADDLELLDAPGVLPAQLTDQNAALRLAICDDIGQAAYDNQRVASSLIEIFQSLDTMDPTLSYLAALTNRYGVMVEDHTGDAYLQQVAEARYQGDLERTARTLLRDYRVGHLGSLPLEWPSYETN
- a CDS encoding universal stress protein yields the protein MFKTILFPIDMSPEAQQAANLTIELVKQHHSQLVLLSVVESQQAADRPEQSSTEAVAKLLAQAKSLFAQQGIESKTVEQEGQPAFVICDVADEMKADLIVMGCRGIGLIEENVSESVTNRVINLAPCPVLVVP